A window of the Rhizobium viscosum genome harbors these coding sequences:
- a CDS encoding phosphatidate cytidylyltransferase — MSGANSDLMTLVAGIFGVLIIASVIGYILQQRLSPNGSNAAVENLNARIKAWWVMVILIGIAFIAGRIGVLILFGFCSFAALREFVTLINTRRADHWALAAAFFVVVPIQYFLLWAEQYGIFSIFIPVYAFLLMPIISVLRGDTERFLVRIAEVQWALMICVFCASHVPALLTLKIPGYEGRNVLLIAFLVIVVQLSDVLQYVWGKLFGRTKIAPRLSPSKTVEGFVGGVISATLIGTGLWWITPFAPLQAGLLALVITLMGFFGGLVMSAIKRDRGVKDWGNLIEGHGGLIDRLDSVVFSAPIFFHLTRYWWSL, encoded by the coding sequence ATGAGTGGTGCGAATTCCGATCTTATGACGCTCGTAGCTGGGATCTTCGGCGTGCTCATCATTGCGTCAGTCATCGGTTACATATTGCAGCAGCGCCTCTCGCCGAACGGTTCGAATGCGGCTGTCGAAAATCTCAACGCGCGGATAAAGGCGTGGTGGGTCATGGTCATCCTGATCGGCATTGCTTTCATAGCAGGCCGCATCGGTGTCCTGATCTTGTTTGGCTTTTGCTCATTTGCAGCGCTTCGCGAATTCGTAACCCTCATCAATACAAGAAGGGCCGATCACTGGGCGCTTGCGGCAGCCTTCTTCGTCGTCGTTCCGATCCAGTATTTTCTGCTCTGGGCTGAACAATACGGCATCTTTTCGATCTTCATTCCGGTCTATGCCTTCCTGCTGATGCCGATCATCTCGGTACTCCGAGGCGATACGGAGCGTTTTCTCGTCCGCATCGCCGAAGTACAGTGGGCTCTGATGATCTGCGTCTTCTGCGCTTCCCATGTGCCGGCTCTGCTGACGCTGAAGATACCGGGATACGAGGGCCGCAATGTGCTGCTGATCGCCTTCCTGGTGATCGTCGTCCAGCTGAGCGATGTCCTGCAATATGTCTGGGGCAAATTGTTCGGTCGCACAAAGATTGCGCCAAGACTTTCGCCGTCGAAAACGGTCGAGGGCTTTGTCGGCGGCGTCATCAGCGCGACGCTGATTGGAACGGGCCTCTGGTGGATTACACCATTCGCACCGCTTCAGGCCGGTCTTCTCGCCTTGGTCATCACGCTGATGGGCTTCTTCGGTGGCCTGGTGATGTCGGCGATCAAACGCGACCGCGGTGTCAAGGATTGGGGCAATCTCATCGAAGGCCACGGCGGATTGATCGACAGGCTGGATTCCGTCGTCTTCTCGGCACCCATCTTCTTCCATCTTACCCGCTACTGGTGGTCGCTCTGA
- a CDS encoding alpha/beta fold hydrolase, whose amino-acid sequence MSRNLGLILGALVAFASISPAAVAADLKAKTVVLVHGAFADGSSWQKVIPLLERAGLKVVAVQNPLESLESDVAFTKRAIRDAEEPIVLVGHSWGGVVVTEAGNDPKVKSLVYVAAYAPDAGQSLVDAASKYPDQESRKTFLKDEDGYLKISDEGISKYFAAGLSPEEQRVVAVVQGRFHVRATTAPVSHAAWRDKPSFMVVATEDQIIAPQMQRDQVKSAKAEMIEVPSGHVAMLSHPKEVAELIVEAAR is encoded by the coding sequence ATGTCCCGAAACCTTGGACTTATTCTCGGCGCCCTGGTGGCGTTCGCAAGCATATCTCCCGCCGCGGTCGCGGCGGATCTCAAAGCCAAGACCGTCGTCCTTGTTCACGGCGCTTTCGCCGACGGATCGTCCTGGCAGAAGGTCATCCCTCTCCTGGAAAGGGCCGGATTGAAAGTTGTCGCCGTCCAGAATCCACTGGAGTCCCTGGAGAGCGACGTGGCCTTCACCAAGCGCGCGATCCGCGATGCCGAAGAACCCATCGTGCTCGTCGGTCATTCGTGGGGCGGCGTGGTTGTCACGGAGGCGGGTAATGACCCGAAGGTGAAATCGCTGGTCTACGTGGCCGCCTACGCGCCTGATGCCGGTCAATCGCTGGTCGACGCCGCCTCCAAATACCCCGACCAGGAAAGCCGAAAGACATTCCTCAAGGATGAGGATGGTTATCTCAAGATAAGCGATGAGGGGATTTCCAAGTACTTCGCGGCTGGCCTGTCTCCGGAGGAGCAGAGGGTCGTTGCCGTCGTGCAGGGACGGTTCCATGTGCGCGCCACCACCGCACCCGTCAGCCATGCCGCCTGGCGTGACAAACCCTCTTTCATGGTTGTGGCAACGGAGGATCAGATCATTGCTCCCCAGATGCAAAGGGACCAGGTGAAATCTGCGAAAGCCGAGATGATCGAAGTGCCGTCCGGTCACGTCGCCATGCTGTCCCATCCCAAAGAAGTTGCCGAACTCATTGTGGAGGCGGCCCGATAG
- a CDS encoding putative quinol monooxygenase has protein sequence MTQSPTKITAILTAHLGKAAELRALLVGMAPLCRAEPGNLRWDVWRDRTHGERYVLDELYLDAAAAEAHRQTAHYQAYLAKIPELAERTAWVLEAVEIG, from the coding sequence ATGACCCAATCGCCGACCAAGATCACTGCCATCCTGACCGCTCACCTCGGCAAGGCGGCCGAGTTGCGAGCACTGCTTGTTGGCATGGCGCCGCTATGCAGAGCCGAACCCGGCAATCTGCGCTGGGACGTCTGGCGCGACCGGACACATGGCGAGCGCTACGTGCTCGACGAACTGTATCTGGACGCCGCCGCTGCCGAGGCGCATCGCCAGACGGCGCACTATCAGGCCTATCTGGCCAAGATCCCCGAACTCGCCGAGCGGACGGCTTGGGTACTGGAAGCGGTGGAGATCGGATAG
- a CDS encoding type 1 glutamine amidotransferase domain-containing protein, producing MSKGKVLVVGSNATRIEIQGGGTGPTGQYLNETVVPAMALVEAGYDVVLATPDGTKPHIDPVSDVAQHFGDDEAALQRGRAFFNDNPGMKNARTLRSVIDEGLDSYAGIFVPGGQAPVVDLMQDADLGEILRHFHARRKPTAFLCHGPIAALAALPQTKEYRAALISGDLAKASELAKGWQYAGYKMTVFSASEEKPIEEHILHGKLYFNMPDALHRAGGEVTTTPVDFSPHVIEDRELITGQNPRSDHPLAAKLVEALNRVTVSA from the coding sequence ATGAGCAAAGGTAAGGTACTTGTCGTCGGTTCGAATGCCACCCGGATTGAAATTCAAGGTGGCGGGACCGGCCCAACCGGCCAATATCTCAACGAGACCGTCGTGCCAGCCATGGCTCTTGTCGAAGCGGGCTACGACGTCGTGCTGGCGACCCCCGACGGCACCAAGCCACATATTGATCCGGTATCGGACGTGGCGCAGCATTTTGGCGATGATGAAGCCGCCCTGCAGCGCGGGCGCGCCTTTTTCAATGACAATCCTGGAATGAAGAACGCCCGGACGTTGAGATCGGTGATCGACGAGGGGCTCGACAGCTATGCGGGTATCTTCGTTCCCGGAGGCCAGGCGCCAGTCGTCGACCTTATGCAGGACGCCGATCTCGGCGAGATCCTGCGCCATTTCCACGCGCGCCGGAAGCCCACCGCCTTTCTCTGCCACGGTCCGATCGCCGCTCTCGCCGCGCTGCCGCAGACAAAGGAATACCGGGCTGCATTGATTTCCGGCGACCTCGCCAAAGCGTCCGAACTGGCGAAGGGCTGGCAATATGCGGGCTACAAGATGACAGTGTTTTCCGCCAGTGAGGAGAAGCCGATTGAAGAACATATCCTCCACGGCAAGCTCTATTTCAACATGCCGGATGCATTGCACCGGGCAGGCGGCGAGGTGACCACAACCCCGGTCGACTTCTCTCCTCATGTGATCGAGGACCGCGAGTTGATCACAGGCCAGAACCCGCGATCGGATCATCCCCTTGCAGCGAAACTGGTCGAGGCCCTCAACCGGGTAACGGTTTCAGCATGA
- a CDS encoding ATP-binding protein, translating into MGSHGKNGHFGFGPYRLNPAARVLLRGDDLLAIGSRAFDILVALVQNHGQVLSHGEIMAFAWPGLNVEASNIRVQMTHLRREIGCGENGNRYIASVAGRGYSFVAPVIWEEASDPDQAWPANLSDDQSSDNGSDAATATSLPPRLSHPIGRDGSVSKLSQMVAKRRFVSIVGTGGVGKTTLAILVAHVLPVFEAVYFVDLGTIDDEKAVVGSVAAALGIPFSAGDGIGHIISQLPPRRTLVILDNCEHVIDAVADTVHSLLRRTANMHILTTSREAFRLPGEAIYLLRPLAVPPHTEHLSAAQALLWPAIQLFAERAVDGGYLEPWGDEEATTIAAICRRLDGNPLAIELVASRMGSYGLDRVAELLDNQLALRWRGSRYANPRHQTAEATMDWSYARLSELDQHVFRRLSVFPSEFSLDAALTMFDDDGFEQAEIVKSIGNLIDKSLLSLHSGTGPAHLKLSGIAKTYAEFKLRASGERARVEQRQSLYHVQAHQQCCASMVVSSDAGQVMQLRAS; encoded by the coding sequence ATGGGATCTCACGGTAAAAACGGTCACTTCGGCTTCGGGCCGTATCGCCTGAATCCGGCTGCGAGGGTTCTCCTGCGAGGCGACGATCTGCTTGCCATAGGCAGCCGCGCCTTCGATATCCTTGTCGCTCTCGTGCAAAATCACGGACAGGTCCTCTCCCACGGCGAAATTATGGCGTTCGCATGGCCCGGTCTCAATGTCGAAGCCTCCAACATAAGGGTGCAAATGACACATCTGAGGCGCGAAATTGGCTGTGGCGAAAACGGCAATCGCTACATCGCCAGTGTGGCTGGCCGCGGCTACAGCTTCGTCGCGCCGGTCATATGGGAAGAGGCATCCGACCCTGATCAGGCCTGGCCTGCCAACTTGAGCGATGATCAGAGCTCCGACAATGGATCGGACGCCGCAACGGCGACTTCCTTGCCGCCTCGTTTGAGCCACCCTATCGGCCGGGACGGAAGCGTTTCCAAACTTTCACAGATGGTGGCGAAGCGCCGCTTCGTGAGTATCGTGGGAACGGGAGGGGTCGGCAAGACGACTCTCGCGATTTTGGTGGCGCACGTTCTCCCCGTATTTGAAGCCGTGTATTTTGTCGACCTCGGCACCATTGACGATGAAAAAGCAGTTGTGGGATCGGTAGCCGCGGCACTCGGTATTCCCTTTTCGGCAGGCGACGGCATCGGTCACATTATCAGTCAGTTGCCGCCGCGACGTACACTCGTGATCCTTGATAATTGCGAGCATGTTATCGACGCAGTGGCCGATACGGTGCATTCCCTGCTCAGGCGGACCGCGAATATGCATATTCTCACCACGAGCCGGGAAGCGTTCCGCCTGCCAGGCGAGGCCATCTACCTTCTCCGACCGCTTGCTGTACCTCCGCACACAGAACATTTGAGTGCTGCTCAGGCGCTACTTTGGCCGGCAATACAGCTTTTCGCGGAACGTGCGGTCGATGGCGGCTATCTCGAGCCGTGGGGCGACGAGGAGGCAACAACAATAGCGGCCATTTGCAGGAGATTGGACGGCAATCCGCTGGCGATCGAACTTGTGGCAAGCCGCATGGGATCCTACGGTCTCGATCGGGTCGCGGAGCTGTTGGACAACCAGCTCGCTTTACGATGGAGAGGCAGCCGGTACGCCAATCCCCGCCACCAGACCGCGGAAGCAACGATGGATTGGAGTTACGCTCGTCTGTCAGAACTGGATCAACACGTATTCAGGCGACTATCAGTGTTCCCAAGCGAGTTTTCGCTCGATGCTGCCCTTACAATGTTCGACGACGATGGCTTCGAGCAAGCGGAGATCGTCAAGTCGATTGGCAATCTTATCGACAAGTCCCTCCTTTCACTCCACTCGGGAACAGGACCTGCCCACCTCAAGCTATCGGGCATCGCTAAAACCTACGCAGAGTTCAAGCTCCGTGCCTCCGGCGAGCGCGCCCGCGTCGAACAGCGCCAGTCACTGTACCATGTTCAAGCGCACCAACAATGCTGTGCGAGCATGGTTGTTTCTTCGGATGCCGGACAGGTGATGCAGCTTCGGGCTTCCTAG
- a CDS encoding MFS transporter, which translates to MNIQPEANGFHTNNKEADPAWAGVVSLSLGVFGLVTAEFLPASLLTPISEDLHVSIGAAGQSVTMTAVIGAIAGPAIVIGTSRFDRRLTLLALTALLIISSLLAAFADGLVTLLVARGLLGIALGGFWAMSLALAMRLVPERLMPRAMAIIMTGVSVATVCAAPVGAWVGEAYGWRSAFVIAAAVGGLAFITQLLTLPAMPSAGAAGLGTMATVLRRPAIRLGLLTVLLVVAGHFAGFTFIRPFLETVPHFGVEGISAVLLAFGIGGFLGNLFGGFVSERNTALSIVIAATGIAATTLVLALAGSLPSVAFVATALWGFAFGALPVSVQSFVTQAASDEAESAGALMLTTFQVAISSGAAIGGLIVEAQGLAGVFGFAAVAALCGTLVIGILSRRTVATAS; encoded by the coding sequence ATGAACATCCAACCCGAAGCCAACGGCTTCCATACGAACAACAAGGAGGCCGATCCGGCCTGGGCAGGCGTGGTGTCGCTCTCGCTCGGCGTCTTCGGTCTGGTGACGGCCGAGTTTCTTCCGGCCAGCCTGCTCACGCCGATTTCAGAAGATCTCCATGTCAGTATTGGTGCTGCCGGCCAGTCGGTCACGATGACCGCCGTCATCGGCGCGATCGCAGGCCCCGCAATTGTCATTGGCACCAGCCGATTCGACCGTCGTCTCACCCTGCTCGCATTGACGGCCTTGCTCATCATTTCCAGTCTCCTGGCGGCATTCGCCGATGGGCTTGTGACGCTTCTCGTTGCTCGCGGGTTGCTGGGGATCGCGCTCGGCGGCTTCTGGGCGATGTCGCTGGCGCTGGCCATGCGGCTTGTTCCCGAGCGGCTGATGCCACGGGCGATGGCGATCATCATGACCGGCGTATCCGTTGCAACGGTTTGCGCTGCACCTGTCGGTGCCTGGGTCGGAGAAGCCTATGGCTGGCGTTCTGCATTCGTCATCGCGGCTGCGGTCGGCGGCCTTGCCTTCATTACCCAGCTCCTCACTCTGCCTGCTATGCCGTCGGCCGGCGCTGCAGGATTGGGCACGATGGCCACCGTGCTGCGCCGCCCGGCAATCAGACTGGGCCTTCTGACCGTCTTGCTGGTGGTCGCCGGTCATTTCGCCGGTTTCACCTTCATTCGGCCGTTTCTCGAAACCGTGCCACATTTTGGGGTCGAGGGGATATCTGCGGTCCTGCTGGCTTTCGGGATCGGCGGTTTTCTTGGCAACCTGTTCGGCGGTTTTGTTTCCGAGCGCAACACGGCACTGTCCATCGTCATCGCGGCTACCGGGATCGCTGCGACAACATTGGTGTTAGCGCTTGCCGGCAGTCTTCCAAGCGTTGCGTTTGTTGCGACCGCGCTGTGGGGTTTTGCCTTCGGCGCTCTGCCAGTGAGCGTTCAGAGCTTCGTCACGCAGGCAGCATCCGATGAAGCGGAAAGCGCCGGTGCGTTGATGTTGACCACTTTCCAGGTCGCCATTTCGAGCGGGGCGGCAATTGGTGGCCTCATCGTCGAGGCGCAAGGGCTGGCAGGGGTGTTCGGCTTTGCGGCTGTTGCCGCGCTTTGTGGGACCTTGGTGATTGGTATCCTGAGCCGAAGGACGGTAGCGACGGCGTCTTAA
- a CDS encoding GNAT family N-acetyltransferase has protein sequence METIETDRLVLRNFQGGDAADLFAYLHRPRASCFFSLTLETMEAAAVEVRKRGKSDDHIAVCLKETNKLIGDVFAIPEEDTFSVGWNFNADFSGAGFASEAAYALFAYLFNVKGARRLYAYVEDHNAASQRLCERLGMRQEGLFKEFVSFHKNEVGDPIFENTMQYAILRKEWHSCD, from the coding sequence ATGGAGACGATAGAAACTGACCGACTTGTGCTGAGAAATTTCCAAGGGGGAGATGCTGCCGATCTGTTCGCGTACTTACACAGGCCACGGGCAAGCTGTTTCTTCTCACTGACGCTTGAGACCATGGAAGCAGCAGCGGTCGAGGTAAGAAAACGAGGCAAAAGCGACGATCACATCGCCGTATGCTTGAAGGAAACGAACAAGCTCATTGGCGACGTGTTCGCCATCCCCGAAGAGGATACGTTCTCTGTCGGCTGGAATTTTAACGCGGACTTTAGCGGAGCGGGATTCGCCTCAGAGGCCGCGTACGCATTATTTGCTTATCTCTTCAACGTTAAGGGAGCTCGCCGTCTTTACGCATACGTCGAAGACCATAACGCGGCCTCGCAGCGTCTATGTGAACGTCTGGGAATGCGCCAGGAGGGATTATTCAAGGAATTTGTGTCGTTCCATAAGAACGAAGTTGGCGATCCTATCTTCGAGAATACGATGCAGTACGCGATCTTGCGAAAAGAGTGGCACTCATGCGATTGA
- a CDS encoding lysophospholipid acyltransferase family protein: MKALPTKVAATVIVLFARAVTAVRAVWPEDGLPSRPCVYYANHSSHGDFVLVWTVLPPRLRHRARPVAGAEYWLKSWLNRFIGRDVFNAVLIARDRDKRTEDPVTQMASAIDAGSSLILFPEGTRNQSDARLLPFKSGIFHLAVARPDVDLVPVWISNLNRVMPKGEIVPIPLICTVSFGSALQIAPGEDKDVFLERMQAALLALSPNIAGGGE, encoded by the coding sequence ATGAAGGCTTTGCCTACAAAGGTCGCGGCGACGGTGATCGTACTGTTCGCACGCGCGGTCACGGCGGTCCGCGCCGTGTGGCCCGAGGATGGGCTGCCTTCCCGACCCTGCGTTTATTATGCCAACCACTCCAGCCATGGCGATTTCGTTCTGGTCTGGACGGTATTGCCGCCAAGACTGCGCCATCGGGCCCGTCCGGTCGCAGGGGCCGAATACTGGCTGAAGTCCTGGCTCAATCGCTTCATCGGCAGAGATGTCTTCAATGCGGTGCTGATCGCAAGGGATCGGGACAAGCGGACGGAAGATCCTGTCACGCAGATGGCCTCGGCCATCGATGCAGGTTCGTCCCTCATTCTCTTCCCGGAGGGCACACGAAACCAGTCCGATGCGCGGCTCCTCCCGTTCAAAAGCGGCATTTTCCATCTGGCAGTGGCGCGCCCTGACGTCGATCTCGTGCCGGTCTGGATCAGCAATCTGAACCGCGTCATGCCAAAGGGCGAGATCGTTCCGATACCGCTGATCTGCACAGTTTCCTTCGGCAGTGCTTTGCAGATCGCGCCGGGCGAAGACAAGGATGTTTTTCTCGAACGGATGCAGGCCGCGCTCCTGGCACTGTCTCCGAACATTGCAGGCGGTGGGGAATGA
- a CDS encoding ATP-binding protein: MVSTEPDDVVTFGPFRLHGKHRRLFCGAEEVQLGGRAMEMLVTLARKKGELVHKEELYNAAWPGIFVHEANLKVTIASLRRALREYSPVEDYIRTLIGRGYWLSDQAVGGDMPSIADLPVVANTRFPELGTVIGRDAEIAELRGSIAANRLTTIVGPGGIGKTTVAVATVQLLEDEEGGLVTFIDLARAAGEEFVIPSVAAALGISSGSQDRLEAISSILARSKALLLLDTCEHVLNAAAHLCDVILANTRDVRIVATSRQALRAKREEVFWLAPLEIPPPGRTYTAEQVVLYSAPQLLVERASEKGKYTVEDGDASAVAEICRRLDGSPLAIELISSRLTVRSAPDVLEELGERFTALVGRGEEGPLRQQTLLATLEWSYALLTKSEAAVLRAISIFMGTFDMDAVVSVVVHHDLDPTIVFDAVAGLRAKSMLSVEQIAGGMRYRLLDSTRAFAGNLLEASGELSAVSEAHARLMLGIFARANVDRARLPARQWHAAYASHADDLRRAIGWALFLRGDPLLGMQLVASGIPLWHELSSSEEARRNCEHALAEFDRVGCDDRSLKLKLIVGLAAVSSYISADAEKAIRTFETAIQLSREIEDTSAECQALGALARYRLLPGNQTEVQKLLRELGRVAMRSNNRPAQWEHEFLLTELDIIHCQYPPAIARTEKLRQQLMNASEGSVSRFDLDPRIRSETAMSALTWLGSRRPGTGLSGAQIVAREALEAHHGWTLIYSYVHGVLFVLSECQEWAQAKHYSALLKDTIYRHGMPTWIPVANCYIEALDALSGVRKDPDGVMSAYDELRTGLRQIGRHVYYALLIRALYAHGHMDEGMRILDYLFEIGPQRSMVPELLRLRAVRERSVGRDEEALSTLRRASIVAEENGAWAWRIRCATDLAILLRDQMAIDDAKDVLEPVYRQFLDGFDIPDLRRARNLLTELQNFRRL; the protein is encoded by the coding sequence ATGGTATCGACGGAACCGGATGATGTGGTCACATTTGGTCCCTTTCGCCTTCACGGGAAACACCGCCGATTATTTTGCGGTGCCGAAGAGGTTCAGCTCGGCGGTCGGGCAATGGAGATGCTCGTGACGCTGGCCCGAAAGAAGGGCGAGTTGGTACATAAGGAAGAGTTATACAACGCTGCGTGGCCCGGTATCTTTGTCCATGAAGCCAATCTGAAAGTGACAATTGCTTCGCTCCGGCGGGCGCTAAGGGAATATTCCCCCGTAGAGGATTATATCAGGACACTGATAGGCCGCGGCTATTGGTTAAGCGATCAAGCGGTTGGCGGAGACATGCCAAGCATCGCTGATCTGCCCGTTGTGGCAAATACACGGTTTCCCGAATTGGGCACGGTTATCGGGCGGGATGCCGAAATCGCCGAATTGCGAGGCAGTATTGCCGCCAACCGCCTGACGACGATCGTCGGACCAGGGGGCATCGGAAAGACGACAGTGGCAGTGGCCACTGTGCAGCTGCTTGAAGACGAGGAGGGAGGTCTCGTCACTTTCATCGATCTTGCGCGCGCGGCCGGCGAGGAATTCGTCATCCCGTCGGTTGCCGCTGCGCTCGGTATCAGCTCAGGTAGCCAGGATCGCCTGGAGGCAATCTCATCGATCCTCGCTCGAAGCAAAGCCTTGCTTTTGCTGGACACGTGCGAGCATGTGCTCAACGCCGCTGCGCATCTATGTGATGTCATCCTTGCCAATACCAGGGACGTCCGGATAGTCGCGACAAGCCGCCAGGCTCTCCGCGCAAAGCGAGAAGAGGTCTTCTGGCTTGCTCCTCTGGAAATTCCGCCGCCGGGCCGCACCTACACTGCCGAACAGGTCGTTCTCTATTCCGCACCCCAACTTCTCGTCGAACGGGCGTCCGAGAAGGGGAAATACACGGTTGAGGATGGAGATGCCTCGGCTGTCGCGGAGATATGTAGACGGCTCGATGGATCGCCTCTTGCCATCGAACTCATTTCGTCCCGGCTGACGGTCCGAAGTGCTCCAGATGTCCTCGAAGAACTTGGCGAACGTTTCACCGCACTGGTCGGACGGGGTGAGGAGGGACCGCTTCGTCAACAGACCCTGCTCGCGACGTTGGAGTGGAGCTATGCACTCCTGACGAAGAGCGAGGCAGCCGTTTTGCGTGCCATCTCGATCTTCATGGGTACGTTCGACATGGATGCGGTCGTCAGCGTCGTTGTCCATCATGATCTCGATCCAACGATTGTTTTTGATGCGGTCGCCGGGCTGCGCGCCAAGTCGATGCTAAGTGTCGAACAGATAGCAGGCGGGATGCGATACCGCCTTCTCGACAGTACCCGTGCATTCGCAGGCAATCTGCTGGAAGCCTCGGGGGAACTGTCAGCTGTGTCGGAGGCTCACGCTCGCCTTATGCTGGGCATCTTCGCTCGTGCAAATGTCGATAGGGCAAGGCTTCCGGCGCGGCAGTGGCACGCTGCCTATGCCAGCCACGCGGACGATTTGCGCAGGGCCATCGGGTGGGCGCTTTTTCTTCGCGGTGATCCGCTGCTTGGTATGCAACTGGTCGCATCTGGCATACCTCTATGGCATGAGTTGTCGTCGAGCGAAGAGGCCCGCAGGAACTGCGAGCACGCGCTTGCCGAGTTCGACCGCGTCGGCTGCGATGATAGAAGCTTGAAGCTTAAGCTGATAGTAGGGCTGGCGGCCGTAAGCAGCTACATATCGGCCGATGCGGAGAAGGCCATCAGGACCTTTGAGACCGCAATCCAGCTATCGCGTGAGATCGAGGATACCAGTGCCGAGTGCCAGGCCTTGGGCGCCCTGGCGAGATATCGGCTCCTGCCCGGCAACCAGACCGAAGTCCAAAAGCTTCTCAGAGAGTTGGGGCGCGTCGCAATGCGCTCGAACAATCGCCCGGCGCAATGGGAGCATGAATTTCTTCTTACGGAGCTGGACATCATCCACTGCCAATATCCACCCGCGATAGCCAGGACGGAGAAGCTGCGTCAACAGCTGATGAACGCTTCTGAGGGGTCCGTTTCGCGCTTTGATCTTGATCCCAGGATCAGATCGGAAACAGCAATGAGTGCTCTCACGTGGCTTGGCTCCCGCAGACCCGGAACGGGCCTCAGCGGCGCCCAAATCGTCGCGCGTGAGGCGTTGGAAGCTCACCATGGATGGACGCTTATCTACTCTTACGTCCATGGAGTACTTTTTGTTCTGAGCGAATGTCAGGAATGGGCTCAAGCCAAACACTACTCCGCGCTGCTGAAGGACACGATCTACCGTCACGGCATGCCAACATGGATTCCAGTCGCAAACTGCTACATTGAAGCGCTTGATGCGCTTTCCGGCGTTCGAAAGGACCCGGACGGAGTAATGTCGGCGTATGATGAGCTCCGCACGGGCCTTAGGCAGATCGGACGTCATGTTTACTATGCGCTTTTGATAAGGGCCCTCTACGCGCACGGGCACATGGATGAAGGCATGCGGATTCTCGACTATTTGTTCGAGATAGGACCGCAGCGCTCGATGGTGCCTGAGTTGCTGCGTCTTCGGGCTGTCAGGGAACGATCGGTCGGTCGTGACGAGGAAGCGCTTTCCACCTTGCGGCGAGCTTCGATCGTGGCGGAGGAAAATGGAGCATGGGCGTGGCGCATCCGTTGTGCAACAGATCTTGCCATCCTCTTGAGAGACCAGATGGCGATCGACGACGCCAAGGATGTGCTCGAGCCGGTCTATCGCCAATTCCTTGACGGCTTTGATATTCCCGACTTGCGACGGGCGCGTAACCTCCTGACGGAGCTTCAGAATTTCAGGCGCCTTTGA
- a CDS encoding AraC family transcriptional regulator codes for MSDALTEMMRGLRLDGVDYGRCQPSAPWATAFPTKDEAQFHFLAAGEAFVQTPDGEWMEMHPGDAVLLPRGDAHVLASAPGVIPTPVECLPRKAVCDGIVDLQCTCADRKNLLFFAVMRFNVDKRHPLLQLMPNVMRTSDLAASEPSIPALLDAMMREVDMNRVGAGGILARLADVLTATIIRAWVEHGCGDASGWLTAVRNPEVGRVLAAIHLDPSHDWTVEELAREMGASRSGFAERFARAVGETPARYVARMRMHQAHQWLREGQRVAAIAERLGYESEASFSRAFKRIIGAPPMAFRGRAQDARASATQ; via the coding sequence ATGAGTGATGCACTGACGGAAATGATGCGGGGGCTTCGTCTGGATGGCGTCGACTATGGCCGTTGCCAGCCGTCTGCCCCATGGGCAACCGCGTTTCCGACCAAGGATGAAGCGCAGTTTCATTTTCTGGCGGCCGGAGAGGCATTTGTGCAGACGCCGGACGGGGAATGGATGGAAATGCATCCGGGCGATGCGGTCCTGCTGCCACGGGGCGATGCCCATGTCCTTGCAAGCGCGCCCGGTGTAATACCGACACCCGTCGAATGCTTGCCGCGCAAGGCAGTCTGCGATGGGATCGTCGATCTGCAATGCACTTGCGCGGATCGTAAGAACCTGCTGTTCTTCGCGGTCATGCGTTTCAATGTCGACAAGCGGCATCCCTTGTTGCAACTGATGCCCAATGTGATGCGGACAAGCGATCTTGCAGCCAGTGAACCCTCCATCCCCGCCCTGCTCGATGCGATGATGCGCGAGGTCGACATGAACCGCGTCGGCGCTGGCGGTATCCTGGCCCGGCTTGCCGATGTTCTGACCGCGACGATTATCCGCGCCTGGGTGGAGCACGGCTGCGGCGACGCCTCTGGATGGTTGACAGCCGTTCGCAATCCCGAGGTCGGGCGGGTCCTGGCGGCGATCCATCTCGACCCTTCCCATGACTGGACGGTTGAAGAACTCGCTCGCGAGATGGGTGCTTCCCGCTCTGGTTTCGCGGAGCGCTTTGCCAGGGCCGTTGGCGAAACACCCGCTCGCTACGTCGCTCGCATGCGCATGCACCAGGCGCATCAGTGGCTGCGCGAAGGCCAACGTGTGGCCGCGATTGCCGAACGCCTCGGCTATGAGTCGGAGGCATCGTTCAGCCGGGCGTTCAAACGCATCATCGGCGCCCCGCCCATGGCTTTCCGAGGGCGAGCGCAGGATGCTCGCGCCTCCGCAACACAGTGA